GCATCCAGACAGCCTACTGGGACGCCGTTTCAGGCTGCGGGAGTTTTCCACACCCATGGCTCCCGGGGCAGCAGTGCGGGGTCGAAAAACGGAAGCGCACCCTGCAATGGACCTGTCGGCAGCCCGAGTGATTCGAGTATCAGGTCGCGGACACGGTTGGCAGGGATTCCGACGGCGGCGAGGTCGCCCAGCGTCACTGCGCCGTCGCGCTTGGCCAGCCTCACGCCGTCGTGGTTTACCACCAACGGAACGTGGGCATATTCAGGCACCTGCACGCCAAGCAGCGTGGCCAGGTACGCCTGCCGGGGGGTGGATGGGAGGAGGTCGTCTCCGCGCACCACTTGGTCGATTCCCTGATCGGCGTCGTCCACCACCACGGCCAGGTTGTAGGCCGTGACTCCATCGTTCCGGCGGAGCACGAAGTCGTCCACCATGCCCACGAACTTCCCGTTCAACTGGTCCTCAACAGCCCACTCCGCAACGTCCGAACGCAGGCGGATGGACGCCGGACGCGATGCCCTGCGAATCTCCCGTTCAGCGTGCGACAGCCGTCGGCACGTCCCCGGATACGCGCCCTGCGGAGCATGCGGGGCTGAGGGAGCTTCCTGGATTTCCCGGCGCGTGCAGAAGCACTCGTACGTGCGGCCTTCGGCCGTCAAGTGGGCGATCGCGTCATCGTAGAGAGTGGTGCGCTCGGTCTGACGTACGACGGCGGCGTCCCACCCCACACCGATAGCCTGCAGATCGCGGAGCTGCTCAGCCTCCGCGCCAGACCGCGCACGGTCAAGGTCCTCGACACGCAGCAGGAACGTCCGGGCAGTGGATTTCGCGAAGAGCCAGGCGAGGACCGCCGTACGAAGGTTGCCGACATGCAGTTCGCCCGAAGGGCTCGGGGCGAAGCGTCCAGCGGAAGTCATGGTCCAAGCCTATGCGGCTGAACACGCGGGCCAGGCAACGCAAGAGCCCCTCAGCTACCGCAACGATCCGGTAGCTCAGGGGCTCTTACTTGCTGCCCGCACGAACGGGCGAGTGCAGAATGACAATGCTGTGAACAAGAGTCAATCAGCGGCTGCTTCCTTGCGGGAAACCTGTACAGGGCTCCGGGTGGTGTTCCGGGTGCCTTGGCGCCGGGCCGGGATCAGCGGTAGCCTCTCCCTGCTTCGTTGCCACCATTTCAGCAGAAGGCATACAGTTGGAGCAACGGACAGTGGCTTGATTGGTCGATTTGACCAGTCGAGCCAGGAGAAGACGGCAGGAAGTGGTCACTTTGCAGGAACTGGACGCGACAGACCGTCGAATCCTCGCCGCGCTGGACGAAGACCCCCGGGTCCCCATCATGGTGCTTGCCCAAAAATTGCACCTTGCGCGCGGGACCGTTCAGTCCCGGCTGGAACGCATGACCGCTTCCGGAGCCCTCCGCGCCAACAGCAGCCGTGTCCTGCCATCGGCCCTTGGCCGCGGGGTGGCGGCAGCGGTCAGTGCCGAACTCGACCAAAGCCATCTGAACGAAGCCATCGCTGCGCTGCGGAAGATCCCCGAAGTCCTGGAATGCCACGCGCCCGCAGGCGACACCGACCTCATCATCAGGGTTGTCGCCAAGAGCCCTGACGATCTCTACCGCGTTTCCGAGGAAATCCGGCTCTGTCCGGGGATCGTGCGCACATCCACCAGCATGTTCCTCAGGGAAGTGATTCCGTACAGGACCACTGGCATGTTGTCGGAGTAGTCACTAAACAGGAGGACCGATGTTGGTCTTCAGGTTCTTCATGACCAGCGTTGACGTCAGCCGCTCCACCGCTGGCAGCGCTGCGAGTTCATCGTCGTAAAAGCGCTGGTAGGCAGGCAAGTCCGCTGCGATGACCTTCAACAGGTAGTCCGGCGAGCCGAAAAGCCGCTGCGCCTCCACAATGTTGGGACTGGCAGTCACCCGGGCCTCGAAGGCGGCCATGGTCCCGCGGTCCACCTGGCGCAGCGTCACGAAAACAATCGCCTCAAAGCCGAGCCCCACGGCGGACGGATCGATATCAGCCCGGTAGCCGCGGATCACTCCGGTGGACTCCAGATCCCGGAGTCGTCGGTGGCAGGGGGCCACCGTCAAGCCCACCTTCGAGGCGAGGGCCGTGGCAGTCATTCTTCCGTCTTCGCGGAGATGCCGCAAAATACTTCTGTCTATTCCATCGATCACGCAATTATCTTACTCAGATAGCGGGATTTTGAGCGAAATAGGGGAACACTTATGGGCCAATTTTGCCTAGAGTTTTCCTAGCTCAACAACCTTTGGAGAACCCCGTGAATCCGCAGCTCTTCCTCGCCTTCATCCTCGTGGCGGCCACCTTGGCCTGCACCCCAGGCGTCGACTGGGCATACTCCATTTCCGCAGGGCTAGGCCAGCGCAGCTTTGTCCCGGCAGTCGCCGGATTATGCAGCGGCTACGTCATCCACACCCTGCTGATGGCGGCAGGTTTGGCAGCACTCCTGGCGGGTGTGCCCGGACTTCTGGGCTGGCTCACCGTCGCGGGGGCCGGTTACCTGCTGTGGCTCGGCGTCTCAACCATCCGCTCATGGCGAGGCGCCAGCTTCAGTGCGGAAGACGGCGTCGTGCAGTCCGCCAACCAGCTCCGCACGTTCCTGCAGGGGATGGGCACCAGCGGCATCAACCCCAAGGGCTTGCTGTTCTTCGTGGCGCTGGTGCCGCAGTTCGTGAGCCCCGAAGCAGCGCTTCCCATCCCCGTGCAGTCCGGCTTGCTGGGCCTGACATTCGTGCTCCTTGCGGCAATGGTCTACACCGCTGTGGCTTTGACATCGCGGAAGCTGCTGGCGTCACGGCCCGGCGCCGCCAGGGTGGTCACTCTCGTCAGCGGGATCATCATGATCGGGCTGGGGGCAGTGCTGTTATCCGAACAACTGCTTCCGTTGGCGCAGGCCTGGGCAAACGCTCCAGCCTAGGCGGCAAGCAACTCGTCGAGCCGCTCATAGCCCTCGATCACGCCGTAATTCATCCCGGTTGCCAGCGCCATGTCGCGCGCTTCCACCGAGGGGTAGACCTCGTGGGCTTGCATCCGGGTACGGCCGTCCACCTCTTCGAAAGTCGTGGTGCTGATGACCACCTGGTTCGGAGCGCCATCAAACTCCGATGTCATGATGATCAGCGCGTCAGCTTCCACCGTGTGGAAGACACCGCGGAAAGAAAACGGGTTGTTGACGTCACCGTTTTCGTAGCGCCAGCTGCCACCGGTCACCGCGTTGTACTCGGTGATGTTCATGGACGTGCTGCGTGGACCAAGCCATCTGGCCAGGAGATCCGGATCCACATGGGCCTTGAAGACCACACTGATCGGCGCATCGAAGTCCCTGACCGTGTCGACGAACGGAACGCCGTCGCTAGCGGTGATGGTGGTTGGATTGCTCATTTCAGTTCCTCTTCCCTATTTCTCCGCGGCCCCCGTGGGACCGTTGTCGGCCAGGAGTTCGTCGAGTAGCCGGAAGCGTCGCTCGGCGATCAACCGGTACTGGTCCAGCCAGGCCGTCAACCGCTCAAGGGCAGCGGAATCGAGGTGCACGGGGCGGCGCTGCGCGTCGCGTGAACGCGTCACCAATCCCGCATGCTCGAGGACCTGGATGTGCTTGGAAACCGCTTGTTTAGTAATGGTGAAAGGTTCTGCGAGTTCATTGACTGTGGCGTCACCCCGGGAAAGACGGGCCACAATCGCCCGCCGCACGGGATCGGCCAAGGCCATGAAGGCCCTGTCCAACGCTTCAGGGCCCAGTTCTGCCGGGTCCATACCCACTCAACCTTTCGTAATCAACCTTTGGCTTTATCAACCTCTAGGTTGAATACAACGATACGCGGGGACCTAGCCGCGCACAAGGGATCTACTCGCCGCCGAGCTGCCTAAAATCGTTCTCCCACAAACGACGCATCTCCGCGTCCTTACGGATGACTTCCAGCGTCTCCAGTTCTTCAGGAGGGGCAGGCCGCTTGGACCACGGCGTCAAGGTTCGACGCCCCTGGTCCAGCGCCAACAAAGCCCGGTCAGTCAGGGCGTCATTCCGCAGCACCATGCTGGTCTTACGGCGGCGAAGAACTTCCTTCAGGGCAGCCTGCGCGGAGTCAATATCACCCCGCGCCCGCTGCGACCGCGCCCGGATGAGGAGCAACGCTGCCGAGAGATCGTCCGTATTCAACAAACCCTCGGTCCACAACACCACGTCACGGTGGCGGCCCAGCGAATAGGCCGCCGTGCAACGCGCCAACGCAGAAGGCAACGACGGCGGCAAACCCACCACCGCTTCCAAGGCCGACTCCGTCATCCCCATCTCCCTGAGGCAATGGGACAACGCCAGGAACACTGACTCTTCGCTGAACAAAACCGGCACCTCAATGCGTTCGGCAACCTCCACCCGGGTGACCACCTGCCCAAGGTAGATGGACGAGAACTGGCTCGCGTCGTCGTCGATCCTTGTTGTTAAACCGCGCTGCAACAGTTCCGACGCGCGCAGGTAGCCGCCATGCTTGTAGGTCAGGAGCCCAGCCACCACAAGGCACAACCCGGCCCACCCTGGATACATCCGGCCAAGCGCCAAGAGCCGCTCGGGCTCGGTGGACGTGAAGACGGCGTCATGCATGGCCTTGGCTGGCCTGGACGACAACACCCTCAGCCGGGGGACGTTTCCGACCACGGAAATCCTCGCTTGGTCCCTGCCACTCAGCACCCCGGACAGCACTCCACCTACGCCATCCGCGAGGCCCCGGACAGGGGTTCGGACATGGCCGTCGCGGAAAGGCGTGAAATCACGGGTGTCGTGGAAGATCGTGTGCACGCGTCCGTGGGGAGCTTGGCTCATAAAACCATGCTAACCGTCGCTGAACTGGGCACATCCCCTGCTATCGGAGGCATTTCAGGAGTATTATGGCGGCGTCGGCAAGGTTTTGCCACACCCCTTGCCGCAGGTCGGCTCTCCATGAGAAGAGCCGGATAACCGCGTGAAAGGGAGGACTGATGACCACCGCTTCGCACCCCGCCGAACACCACCACATGATGGGGTTGACACTTCGCAACACCGCCATGGGCGTTGGCGTTGTATTTCTGCTGGTTGGCGTCCTGGGCTTCATCCCGGGAATCACCACCAATTACGGCGCCATGACCTTTGCGGGACATGATTCCGGCGCCATGCTGCTTGGAGTCTTCCAAGTGTCCATACTCCACAACATCGTCCATCTGTTGTTTGGCGCGGCCGGCTTGGCCATGGCAAGGAACGCACGCATGGCCCGCCTGTTCCTCCTCGGCGGCGGCGCCGTATACATCGTCCTTTGGATCTACGGCCTGGTCATCAACCAGGAAACAGGCGCCAACTTCGTCCCGTTCAACACTGCTGACAACTGGCTGCACCTGATCCTTGGCGTTGCCATGATCGGTTTGGGCGTTTGGCTCGGCCGGGATGCCATGGACGAGGCACCCTCTGCGCGAAGGAACATGTAAGTCTTCCGCGCGCCATATTAAACAACGACGGCGGCTGCTCCCCTTAGCGGGACGGCCGCCGCTTTTTCTTCCCGCCGAGATGCCACTTAGTGACAATGTTGGCGCCTGGGACTGTTATTAACTGCCGTCTCGACGCGCGCTTAAGGGGCTCGACGGCGGGTGGGGACTAGCGCGGGCCGCGCCCACCCAGGCGGGTGGTGACCTTGGCCGCCGCCTCGGCGCACGCCTCCCCCAGGCTGGCCAGGACGTCTTGCGAAACCCGGAATTTTGGCGCAGGGATCAGCACAGAGGCCACAATGTCGCCGCGGTGATCGTAGACAGGGGAAGCCACGCCTACTTCCTCAATGGATGTCTCCCCAAAATTCACTGACCACCCACGCTGCGCCGACTCCTCCAACCGGCCAAGGTAGGCCTCCATCGAGGCATCATCCAATCCAGGGAGCGTAATCGACCCGCTCTTCAACAGGTGACGTACCCTGTCCTTATTCTCCGCCGCCAGGAACACCTGGACGGACGAGCTCAGCGCCTCGCTATAGCGCGCCCCCAGCGGGGCGAGGTGCTTGACCTGGTGCCGGCTGGGGATCTGCTCCACGCACATGGACTCGACGCCGTTCCACACCATAAGCGCACTGGTCTCCCCTGTGCGTTCCGTGAGTTCGCGCAGTACGGGGTAGGCGACGCGGCGCTCTTCGAGTTCCGCCAGCAGCGGGCCCGCCATGGCGATCATCCCCAGCCCCAAACGGAACCTGCGCGAATCGACGTCGCGCTCTACCAGGTTCTCCTGTTCCAGCGTCGCAAGGATGCGGGAGACAGTGCTCTTGTGCAGGCCCACGCGGCCCGCGATTTCGGTGACACCCAGGAGCGGTTCGTCGGCGGTAAAGCTCCGCAGCACGGCGATGGCGTTGACAATGACCGAGGTGCTTTTACTGTCACCATTGCTGTTGCTGTTTTCAGGAGCGTCGCTGGATTCCGTGGGAGTCATGGGTTCACTATATTTCGCTGGAGAAGGGGCAAATGGCCGGTGGACACCACGCTGTGTCCACCGGTCACATCAAGCTAGGCTCCGATGATGTTGTGTTCGGGGCCGAACGGGAACTTGGTGATGTTCTCCGCACCGCCCTCACCCACCACCAGGATGTCGTGCTCGCGGTAGCCACCCGCGCCCGGCTGTCCGTCCAGCACCGTGATCATCGGCTCCATGGAAACCACCATGCCCGGTTCCAGCACGGTGTCGATGTCCTCGCGGAGTTCCAGCCCGGCTTCCCGGCCGTAGTAGTGGCTGAGCACACCAAACGAGTGGCCGTAGCCGAACGTCCGGTTGGCCAGGAGTCCATGGCTGATGTAGATCTCGTTAAGCTCGGCGGCAATGTCCTTGCATACCGCGCCCGGCTTGATGAGTTCCAAACCACGCTTGTGGACCTCTACGTTGATGTTCCACAGCTCCAGTGAGCGGGCATCCGGTTCGCCGTAGAACAGGGTACGTTCCAGCGCTGTGTAGTAGCCGCTGGTCATGGGGAAGCAGTTCAAGGACAAGATGTCGTGTTCCTGGATCTTGCGGGTTGTTGCCCAGTTGTGGGCGCCGTCGGTGTTGATGCCCGACTGGAACCAAACCCACGTATCGCGGATTTCGGAGTCCGGGAAGGTGCGGGCGATCTCGTGGACCATGGCTTCGGTGCCAATCAAGGCAACCTCGTACTCGGTGATGCCGGCGGTGATGGCGTTGCGGATGGCTTCGCCACCGAGATCGCCGATCCGGGCTCCGTGCTTGATGACCGCAATTTCCTCGGCGGACTTGATCATGCGCTGACGCATGGCCGCCTGGGCGATGTCCACCAGCGTTGCGCCGGAGAAAGCCGCTTGGATCTTGTTGCGGTTGTCCAGCGGCAACGAGTCATCTTCGACGCCGATACGGCGCGGGTTGATGCCACGGGTCCGCAGGACCTCCTGGATGGCGTGGATGTAGTTGTCACGGCGCCAGTCCGTGTACACGAGGTTGTCGCCGTAGCTGCGGCGCCAAGGCATACCGGCGTCGATGTTTGCCGTAATGGTGACGGTGTCATCCTTGGTGACCACCATGCCGTAGGAACGCCCGAAGTAGGTGAAGAGGAAATCGGAGTAGTACTTGATGGAGTGGTAGCTGGTGAGGATGACGGCGTCGAGGTCCTTCTCGGCCATGATTCCCCGGAGGCCGGCGAGGCGACGTTCGAACTCGGCGTCGGAGAAGGTCAGCGAAACTTTTTCGCCGTTGTTCAGGACCTTGGTGCGCTCGAGCTTGGCGACATCGTTGACGGACTCGTTCTGGGTGAGGGTCATGGTGGTTCCTTTCAATGGGTGGGTTGTTCTAGTCCTGCTGCAGAGGCTTCTTGGAAGTCTCGGCTGCGAACAGGACTGCGATGAGGGAAACAATGGAGGCGGCCACGAGGTACCAGCCGGGGGCCAGCTTGCTGTGGGTGGCGCCGATCAGGAGGGTAGCCATGAAGGGAGCAGTTCCCCCGAACAGGGCGTTG
This Paenarthrobacter sp. GOM3 DNA region includes the following protein-coding sequences:
- a CDS encoding DUF4383 domain-containing protein, yielding MTTASHPAEHHHMMGLTLRNTAMGVGVVFLLVGVLGFIPGITTNYGAMTFAGHDSGAMLLGVFQVSILHNIVHLLFGAAGLAMARNARMARLFLLGGGAVYIVLWIYGLVINQETGANFVPFNTADNWLHLILGVAMIGLGVWLGRDAMDEAPSARRNM
- a CDS encoding ArsR/SmtB family transcription factor; the protein is MDPAELGPEALDRAFMALADPVRRAIVARLSRGDATVNELAEPFTITKQAVSKHIQVLEHAGLVTRSRDAQRRPVHLDSAALERLTAWLDQYRLIAERRFRLLDELLADNGPTGAAEK
- the gluQRS gene encoding tRNA glutamyl-Q(34) synthetase GluQRS; amino-acid sequence: MTSAGRFAPSPSGELHVGNLRTAVLAWLFAKSTARTFLLRVEDLDRARSGAEAEQLRDLQAIGVGWDAAVVRQTERTTLYDDAIAHLTAEGRTYECFCTRREIQEAPSAPHAPQGAYPGTCRRLSHAEREIRRASRPASIRLRSDVAEWAVEDQLNGKFVGMVDDFVLRRNDGVTAYNLAVVVDDADQGIDQVVRGDDLLPSTPRQAYLATLLGVQVPEYAHVPLVVNHDGVRLAKRDGAVTLGDLAAVGIPANRVRDLILESLGLPTGPLQGALPFFDPALLPREPWVWKTPAA
- a CDS encoding SRPBCC family protein, yielding MSNPTTITASDGVPFVDTVRDFDAPISVVFKAHVDPDLLARWLGPRSTSMNITEYNAVTGGSWRYENGDVNNPFSFRGVFHTVEADALIIMTSEFDGAPNQVVISTTTFEEVDGRTRMQAHEVYPSVEARDMALATGMNYGVIEGYERLDELLAA
- a CDS encoding Lrp/AsnC family transcriptional regulator: MQELDATDRRILAALDEDPRVPIMVLAQKLHLARGTVQSRLERMTASGALRANSSRVLPSALGRGVAAAVSAELDQSHLNEAIAALRKIPEVLECHAPAGDTDLIIRVVAKSPDDLYRVSEEIRLCPGIVRTSTSMFLREVIPYRTTGMLSE
- a CDS encoding LysE family translocator, with product MNPQLFLAFILVAATLACTPGVDWAYSISAGLGQRSFVPAVAGLCSGYVIHTLLMAAGLAALLAGVPGLLGWLTVAGAGYLLWLGVSTIRSWRGASFSAEDGVVQSANQLRTFLQGMGTSGINPKGLLFFVALVPQFVSPEAALPIPVQSGLLGLTFVLLAAMVYTAVALTSRKLLASRPGAARVVTLVSGIIMIGLGAVLLSEQLLPLAQAWANAPA
- a CDS encoding Lrp/AsnC family transcriptional regulator, translating into MIDGIDRSILRHLREDGRMTATALASKVGLTVAPCHRRLRDLESTGVIRGYRADIDPSAVGLGFEAIVFVTLRQVDRGTMAAFEARVTASPNIVEAQRLFGSPDYLLKVIAADLPAYQRFYDDELAALPAVERLTSTLVMKNLKTNIGPPV
- a CDS encoding IclR family transcriptional regulator, translated to MTPTESSDAPENSNSNGDSKSTSVIVNAIAVLRSFTADEPLLGVTEIAGRVGLHKSTVSRILATLEQENLVERDVDSRRFRLGLGMIAMAGPLLAELEERRVAYPVLRELTERTGETSALMVWNGVESMCVEQIPSRHQVKHLAPLGARYSEALSSSVQVFLAAENKDRVRHLLKSGSITLPGLDDASMEAYLGRLEESAQRGWSVNFGETSIEEVGVASPVYDHRGDIVASVLIPAPKFRVSQDVLASLGEACAEAAAKVTTRLGGRGPR
- a CDS encoding aminopeptidase P family protein, translated to MTLTQNESVNDVAKLERTKVLNNGEKVSLTFSDAEFERRLAGLRGIMAEKDLDAVILTSYHSIKYYSDFLFTYFGRSYGMVVTKDDTVTITANIDAGMPWRRSYGDNLVYTDWRRDNYIHAIQEVLRTRGINPRRIGVEDDSLPLDNRNKIQAAFSGATLVDIAQAAMRQRMIKSAEEIAVIKHGARIGDLGGEAIRNAITAGITEYEVALIGTEAMVHEIARTFPDSEIRDTWVWFQSGINTDGAHNWATTRKIQEHDILSLNCFPMTSGYYTALERTLFYGEPDARSLELWNINVEVHKRGLELIKPGAVCKDIAAELNEIYISHGLLANRTFGYGHSFGVLSHYYGREAGLELREDIDTVLEPGMVVSMEPMITVLDGQPGAGGYREHDILVVGEGGAENITKFPFGPEHNIIGA